Part of the Falco biarmicus isolate bFalBia1 chromosome 4, bFalBia1.pri, whole genome shotgun sequence genome, CAGCGATGGCTCTCTGCGTcctcttctccagcttctccagTTTCTTGGCTACATCTCGTTTCAAATCCCTGGAGGAGAGCAACAGTGTCAGAACAAATCCTCACCCCAGGCAGGTGGGAACACAGGGGCCTCGTTACGCCTTTCCCAGTGGAAGGGAAAGtccttctctctgctgtgaGCACCACAGAGCACTGTCTGTGTCTGTTACCAGGGCAGCTTATGGGCAAACCAACCTAATCCCCAGACCATCCCTCATCACTGAGGCCACCACAGTGACAAGCACCCCAAAAGGATCAGTGGGCTCAGTGtaagcaggaaaagagaagacagaCCCTTGGCTTCCTTAACAGCAGGGCTGGGTTTCCCATTTCTAGCATTTTTAACTCAACCTGGACAACCTCGAGATGATGGTAACCCACCACTGATGCCACCACCCCTTTCCCAGGAGCTTGCTGCAGGCACTCACCAGTCTGGCTTCCTTGGGGCCAGGTTTGCCAGATCCtagggaggaagaggagacacCCAGTGAGAGCTGCAGGCAAGGTTCCAGCCTGGGCACCAACAGATGCAGCCGGCACAGCGTGGCTCTGAATATACCTACCACCTCGTCGATGATGGGCTCCGGCTTGGCAGCCTCCAGCTGGTCCTTCACCTTGTCTTCCACTAGATGGGGGAATAGGATTAGCATCAGCGCAGGGCGCAGCGGCAGGACACCCAGGGGACAAGGCACAGGGAAACCCACCAGAGCTCTGGGCTCGGTTCACAAAAGCTTTTATAAAAGCACATTTGAACGTCTTTGCCTTAAGAGCACAGTACATACAAGCAGGTACACAAGTCCCACCACCACTCAAACCCTTTCAGTTTCACCACTCAAACCCTAAAAATCATCTGAAAACGATGCAAACCAAACATCCTTTAAACGccacaaacagcagcaagaagtCTGCTGGGTTCCAGTCTTCTTTTCAGGGTATCAGCTGCTCCGCAGGTGTTTAAACTGGAATTTGACTCACTGTGACTCATTTACAAGGCCACCACCTGAGACACCTCGGAGGAATCAAGCTCCAGCTCAGACTTTACGTAAAAGTCTGCAGATACTGGGGATAACGGCAAAGCGAGTGTGGAAAACAGCCCTCCATCCTTCAACCTGGGCATCTGTGCAAGGAGGGAGTGCAAACACCCAGGAGCACATCCCTGAGGGGTGAATCCTGCTCCAGCAAACAATTGTGCCCATTAACATGAATCCACACCAAGTCCCAGCTCCTCtgtccccctccctccccagtccTGGCACAAAATGCCCGAGGACAGACAAGTTGGTTACTCCAGACATGGGAACCCCAGCTGACGGGCACTGCAGCCCCAAAGAAGGGCTTGagttttactgaaaacagtCAAAATTGCTGTTCCCAATTCCAAACCACACACCAGGCAAGAGTCAGGGGAAGTTTTAAACTTTTACAAAAGGATAAAGAAGGCGCAATGTCAGCATTCCTACCTACCAGATCTCTGCCGTGCTCCCAAAGGCAGTCCTTTTATTCAGGGCATTTTTAGAGAGACCTATTCCAGGAGGACTCAATATTTCAAGATCAAGGGAACTTCTACCCTTTGTCTCCCTCTCAAGAGATGCACGGAGGTTCAGTGCTAGGAAATAGCAGACTGAACGCCCTGGACTCATGACTAATATTTGTTTAAAGGtaattcaaacaaaaaacaatctGAATCCTCCAGCAAGAGCTCAGATCCACTGAGCATCAGCCCTCTGGTTTGGGGCTGGACTCCGTGTGCTCAGACACACACCCCACTTGTGCAACACAGGGCGTGCAATCCCTGCAGGCAAGAGGATGATGAAGCAACGGGGGCCACaagcatcacccagcagcagcggGAGCTCCCACCACGGCTGCTCAGACAGGCCAGCACCCTCCAGGGCTGCAGACACTCATCTCCCAGGTCCTAAACACCTCACACCAGCAAGCTGCTACCAGAAGGCATCCCAGTGGATTTCCACCCTGGGCTGGAGCAAGCAGGGCCACAGAAGTCTCCAAGCcaccagattttcagaaaggaaaggtaTAACCCACCCACTTCGCAGCACGCTGGCTGGATGCAATGTCCCGCAccattttatttgtcttcacAACCACAAGTGCTGCCTCATTCTCTCTGGGAACATCACTCGGGAGGGAAGCTTGCCAGCAGAAGGGGATAGGATGTCCTGTTAGAGTGAGGCTCATTACAGCAGCCAGTGAATCCCTGCAAAGGGCTTGGCATGATCTCCTTGTCTGCAAGCCTCCAGaacagagcaaagcagcaggggctgcaccACAGGCACCAGCACCACCATTGGCAATGCTTCTGCTCTCATGCTCCCTCGTTTCACCTCCCACACTCCTGCTTGCACGCACCTGAGGCTGGTTTGGCCTGGGGcaccttcctcttcttcagcTCCTCATCTTCAGGCTCATAGTTTCGCAGTTTGAGCTCCctggggaagaaagggaagaacaCAGAGCAGTGAGAGACGTCCGTCCTGCCCTGGACCATGTGCTCTCACTAGCACGGGGCAAGTCTGCGTCAGGAGCCGCTGGCAGCGGCCAGGGGCCAGCAGCAACCCACACAAAGCCGCAAAGGCAGGGTCAGCCGGGAGCTCAGCAGATAAAGGCAATGCCTGGGCAAGGCAAGCAGAGGCAGCTGGTAATGGACCAAGCTGTCCTGCAAAACTCTGACCTTCAGCCCAGCTCCCTTATAGGTCTCAACCCAGGGATAGACTCAGGACGGAAACACCAGAGAAGATCCACAACCAGGGAAAAAAACGATCCCATGGAAAGGACAGGGACTATTTAGGGTACAAGGTGGTTACCCAGTTACTAGAAATGCTTCTGGAAGTGCTACAAACAGGGGTGCAGGTCAGCCAAGCAGTGCAAATAAGGGGAGCAAATTCAGGTTCCTGAGCAAGCAGGCGATGCAACTGGCAGTGACAGGGACGATGATATCCCAACGGCATCCAGAAGTCCACCCATCCTTCCACCTCCCTCCAGGAGAGCTCAAGAGTCAGCAGACAGCCCTCTCCCCCGTGCACACACCTCCCTGATATTTGGATGCTAATTCTCTCCTTCTTCAAGGCTGTTCTTTTTGCACCTCTCCCAAACAATTTGGGCCTCAAACTTAGGGCCATTACACAACCTCAGTCACGTGCACCCCCAAGCTGACTGCTCACTGAGGGCAAACCCTGCCCACTTCAAGCAGAGGCATTTCCAAAACCAGAGCCCTGAAAATCAAGCTGGCAGGACCCCATCCCACCTCCAGCTGCTTACGCACACCTACAATGcgctctgcaggctgctggatCTATATAACAGTACACTAGCCCACAGGGCAAATTAAGTAGATTAAACTCATTTAACACTGTCGATGGGTTTAATTAGCTTAAATAGAAACTGAGACACTTTGCTGCCCAGCaatgctgctgccccagctgtcAGCAAAGCCCTCGGCAGTGGTAAGGACGCAAAGGAGGACACAGAGAGCCCTGACACGAATGCAGGGGAGGACACTTGTATCAGGCAGGAAAATCATCAGTTCGATATTACCAGTTTTCCTCCCAGCAGACAGCTGATACCGGGGGCCAATTCCCTGCCAGACTTTACTGATGGAGAACTACGTGAGATACAACCCAA contains:
- the CCDC12 gene encoding coiled-coil domain-containing protein 12 isoform X3, giving the protein MHVNKDSSERENKQLREDDEEETVKHKELKLRNYEPEDEELKKRKVPQAKPASVEDKVKDQLEAAKPEPIIDEVDLANLAPRKPDWDLKRDVAKKLEKLEKRTQRAIAELIRERLKGQEEDLASAVGSAKQEGSDSD